One Cricetulus griseus strain 17A/GY chromosome 5, alternate assembly CriGri-PICRH-1.0, whole genome shotgun sequence genomic window carries:
- the Il19 gene encoding interleukin-19 isoform X1 produces the protein MKAQNISHWLLGMALVLCSVHTHSLRRCLISVDRSLIEKSFPEIKRALQTNDTFPNVTILSTLENLKSIQPVDVCCVTSRLLTFYRDRVFKDHQETSPEVMRQISSIANSFLYMQKTLEQCQVHNQCHCSQEATNATRTIHDNYDQLEASSAALKSLGELDIFLAWIDENHQETSTA, from the exons ATGAAGGCACAGAACATTTCTCACTGGCTCCTGGGCATGGCACTTGTCCTCTGCTCGGTGCACACCCATAGCCTCAGGAGATGTCTGATTTCTGTGGACAGGAGCCTTATTGAAAAGAGTTTCCCAGAAATCAAAAGAGCCCTG CAAACTAACGACACCTTCCCAAATGTCACCATCCTGTCCACATTGGAGAATCTGAAAAGCATTCAG CCTGtagatgtgtgctgtgtgaccaGCCGCCTCCTGACCTTCTACAGAGACAGGGTGTTCAAGGACCATCAGGAGACAAGCCCAGAGGTCATGAGGCAAATCAGCAGCATTGCCAACTCCTTCCTCTACATGCAGAAAACTTTGGAGCAATGT CAGGTACATAATCAGTGTCACTGTAGTCAGGAAGCCACCAATGCGACCAGAACCATCCATGACAACTACGATCAG CTGGAGGCCTCATCAGCTGCCCTTAAATCTCTAGGAGAGCTAGACATCTTTTTAGCCTGGATTGACGAGAATCATCAAGAGACTTCTACAGCTTGA